Proteins encoded in a region of the Colius striatus isolate bColStr4 chromosome 18, bColStr4.1.hap1, whole genome shotgun sequence genome:
- the RNF222 gene encoding RING finger protein 222, with translation MSEASAAKEPGPAECPVCYEKLQAREAAQRRLSCGHSFCHDCLVKCLLCAKLNGQLHNSIICPVCRYVTFLSKKKAVWLPKAGAEARPLETPLSPSSLAQLTKLEAGNTLVVPSHFVMPLQSFERCCGAGSGPLGSQGVPGELPREAHVFVISQHGMPLLDTGCGSLRRGSGAETHSSVSSSLALGVKCCQSPIALAVLLILTVAMLAAVLPWLLLVKRDS, from the coding sequence aTGTCTGAGGCCTCAGCCGCCAAGGAGCCCGGCCCGGCCGAGTGCCCCGTGTGCTACGAGAAGCTGCAGGCCCGGGAGGCCGCTCAGCGCCGCCTCAGCTGCGGCCACAGCTTCTGCCACGACTGCCTGGTGAAGTGCCTGCTGTGTGCCAAGCTCAACGGGCAGCTCCACAACAGCATCATCTGCCCCGTGTGCCGCTACGTCACCTTCCTCAGCAAGAAGAAAGCCGTCTGGCTGCCCAAGGCCGGCGCCGAGGCCCGGCCGCTGGAGACGCCTCTGTCCCCTTCCTCTTTGGCCCAGCTCACCAAACTGGAGGCCGGCAACACCTTGGTGGTGCCCAGCCACTTTGTGATGCCCCTGCAGAGCTTTGAGCGGTGCTGTGGCGCCGGGAGCGGCCCCCTGGGCTCGCAGGGGGTCCCGGGGGAGCTGCCCCGGGAAGCTCACGTCTTTGTCATCAGCCAGCACGGGATGCCGCTGCTGGACACGGGCTGTGGCTCCCTGCGCAGGGGCAGCGGGGCAGAAACACACAGCTCGGTGTCATCCAGCCTGGCACTGGGGGTGAAGTGCTGCCAGTCACCCATTGCCCTCGCTGTCCTCCTCATCCTGACCGTGGCCATGCTGGCAGCCGTGCTGCCTTGGCTACTGCTGGTCAAGAGGGACTCGTAG